In Piliocolobus tephrosceles isolate RC106 chromosome 6, ASM277652v3, whole genome shotgun sequence, the following are encoded in one genomic region:
- the RD3L gene encoding protein RD3-like gives MPLFGWMKWPRNDSYKPRRYAGSDVVTKTLLRELKWHLKERERLIQEIENEQKVKKTGVDYNWLRNYQNPHTTISVTEQRQLEVLCSQVQPCQTGTILSRFREVLAENDVLPWEIVYIFKQVLKDFLSSSDRGGEQEDLEDSGSTDCPAPSVIPGDSSKRAGKDEIPTISSYVDRNTKDRFPVFSHRIWNLPYYHPSS, from the exons ATGCCACTTTTTGGCTGGATGAAATGGCCCAGAAACGATTCCTACAAACCCAGACGCTATGCTGGCTCAGATGTAGTGACAAAGACTCTGCTTCGGGAATTAAAATGGCACCTAAAGGAGCGAGAGAGATTAATACAAGAAATCgaaaatgaacaaaaagtgaaaaaaacaggTGTGGATTACAACTGGCTCAGAAACTACCAGAATCCCCACACAACTATCTCAGTGACTGAACAAAGACAACTTGAAGTTCTTTGCTCACAAGTTCAACCCTGCCAAACTGGAACTATTCTCAGCAG ATTTCGAGAAGTTTTGGCAGAAAATGATGTGCTGCCATGGGAAATAGTCTACATCTTCAAGCAAGTTCTGAAAGACTTCCTCAGCAGCTCTGACAGAGGGGGTGAGCAAGAGGACCTGGAGGACTCAGGGAGCACAGACTGCCCTGCTCCTTCTGTGATCCCAGGTGACAGCTCCAAGAGGGCAGGCAAAGATGAAATACCCACCATTTCCAGTTACGTAGATAGAAACACAAAGGACAGGTTCCCAGTGTTCTCACACAGAATATGGAACCTACCATATTATCACCCATCTAGTTAA